The following are encoded in a window of bacterium genomic DNA:
- a CDS encoding DUF456 domain-containing protein, giving the protein MIGEILLVLAVFALFAIGLLGTVLPILPGVPLAWLGLFIYAYVKHFEPISLTTILVSLGLTILTLITDIIAPLIGAKRYHATKYGVVGSSLGLLFGIFALGPLGVIVGPFLGALIGEVAAGRKSKDAIHSAMGTFLGFLAGSLIKLIVIFVMLGFFIVALF; this is encoded by the coding sequence ATGATTGGAGAAATACTTTTAGTTTTAGCGGTGTTCGCCCTATTCGCAATCGGACTATTAGGCACGGTGCTACCGATATTGCCGGGGGTGCCACTAGCATGGCTTGGTTTATTTATTTACGCCTACGTGAAACATTTCGAACCGATTTCCCTGACTACCATCCTAGTCTCCCTTGGTCTAACCATCCTTACTCTGATTACCGACATAATCGCTCCGCTGATTGGAGCCAAGCGATATCACGCTACCAAATATGGAGTAGTGGGCTCTTCGTTGGGTTTGCTGTTTGGAATATTCGCCCTCGGACCGCTGGGAGTAATCGTTGGTCCATTCTTGGGAGCGCTAATCGGAGAAGTTGCCGCGGGAAGAAAATCGAAGGACGCGATCCACTCCGCTATGGGAACCTTTCTCGGGTTCCTCGCCGGCTCACTGATTAAATTGATAGTCATTTTCGTAATGCTGGGATTTTTCATCGTTGCCTTGTTCTAG
- the obgE gene encoding GTPase ObgE has product MLIDDVTIKIAAGHGGKGAVAFDKNKLALGPAGGSGGKGGSIFFQGVADIGALRHFRFRKVVEAENGQEGRGQYRDGQDGQDLVLKVPAGTVIHNLATGAHTEVTKIGEKILIAQGGKGGKGNFQFRSPRDTSPVRFQSGLPGDEFPVRLELKLIAGVGLVGLPNAGKSSLINELTAANSKVANYPFTTLEPSLGAYYDLIIADIPGLIEGASGGKGLGIKFLRHVERTQTIFHLVSAESANVAKDYKIIRGELGEYNQELLEKKEYVFLTKSDMLDAAGLKKKLATLKKLNKNAIAISIHDSDSLEKVKKILNKLIDAKKS; this is encoded by the coding sequence ATGTTAATTGACGACGTTACAATCAAAATCGCCGCTGGGCATGGAGGCAAAGGTGCCGTGGCTTTTGATAAAAATAAATTAGCCCTCGGCCCGGCCGGAGGCAGTGGAGGCAAAGGAGGTAGCATCTTTTTTCAGGGCGTGGCCGACATCGGAGCACTGCGTCATTTTCGTTTCAGAAAAGTAGTAGAAGCAGAAAACGGCCAAGAGGGTCGCGGTCAATATCGCGACGGCCAAGATGGGCAGGATTTGGTCTTAAAAGTCCCCGCCGGCACAGTCATCCACAATCTCGCGACCGGAGCACACACGGAGGTCACAAAAATTGGGGAGAAGATTTTAATCGCGCAAGGGGGCAAAGGAGGCAAGGGCAACTTTCAATTCCGCTCCCCTCGCGATACCAGCCCAGTCAGATTCCAATCTGGACTACCGGGAGATGAATTTCCTGTACGGCTAGAGCTCAAACTGATTGCCGGTGTTGGTTTAGTTGGCCTGCCGAATGCCGGTAAGTCCAGCTTGATAAATGAATTAACGGCCGCGAATAGTAAGGTGGCCAATTACCCCTTCACCACACTGGAGCCAAGTTTGGGCGCTTATTATGACCTAATTATCGCTGACATTCCGGGACTAATCGAAGGAGCATCGGGCGGCAAAGGCCTAGGAATAAAATTCCTTCGCCACGTAGAGCGCACGCAGACGATTTTCCATTTAGTTTCCGCCGAATCAGCGAATGTAGCCAAAGATTACAAAATTATCCGCGGTGAGCTGGGAGAATACAACCAAGAATTACTGGAAAAGAAAGAATATGTTTTCCTTACAAAAAGCGACATGCTGGATGCCGCCGGATTGAAGAAAAAACTCGCCACCCTGAAAAAACTAAATAAAAACGCCATCGCCATTTCTATCCACGACTCCGACAGCCTCGAGAAAGTAAAGAAAATCTTAAACAAGCTCATCGACGCGAAGAAATCTTAG
- a CDS encoding RNA-binding protein, producing MAKKLYVGNLPYSANDESLKEMFAAAGSVESATIIMDRATGRSKGFGFVEMTNDEEATKAIEMFNGKDMGGRALTVNEARPMEPRAPRESRY from the coding sequence ATGGCAAAGAAATTGTATGTTGGTAACTTGCCTTACAGCGCTAACGACGAATCTCTAAAGGAGATGTTCGCAGCTGCTGGCAGCGTAGAGTCCGCTACCATTATCATGGATCGCGCCACTGGCCGGTCAAAGGGCTTCGGTTTCGTCGAGATGACGAATGACGAGGAAGCTACTAAAGCTATTGAAATGTTCAATGGCAAAGATATGGGTGGTCGCGCTCTCACTGTTAACGAGGCACGTCCAATGGAGCCCCGCGCTCCTCGCGAGTCCCGCTACTAA
- a CDS encoding reverse transcriptase/maturase family protein: MVAWQEFLKGKRGKKDVQEFGFNLMDNILSLHGELASQRYRHGGYYQFRIADPKPRIIHKAEVRDRLVHHAIHRLLYPFFDKTFFADSFSCRIKKGTHRALNRFRAIAYKVSKNHTKTCWVLKCDIKKFFDSINHQILLKILKAYIPDQKIIWLLENVISSFSTKPGFGLPLGNLTSQLFANVYMNQFDQFVKHKLKARHYVRYADDFVFLSPDKERLVEIIPKIQDFLEENLKLFIHKDKLFLKTLVSGVDFLGWVHFPDHRVIRFVTKWKMFRRLKENPNEQSRQSYLGMLGHGNANKIKARLNLLLPSTEVPIFRSDWFEEHLGGGWAWFVRLYNRTNNRRERRKLFRRRKVILFPRSCLAERCRVFCNQKPLR, encoded by the coding sequence TTGGTTGCTTGGCAGGAATTCTTGAAGGGGAAGCGAGGTAAAAAGGATGTGCAGGAATTCGGTTTCAATCTTATGGATAACATTCTATCGCTTCACGGGGAGTTGGCAAGTCAAAGATACCGTCACGGCGGCTATTATCAATTCCGAATCGCCGACCCCAAACCACGCATCATTCACAAGGCGGAAGTTCGCGATCGTCTCGTTCATCACGCCATTCACCGATTGCTTTATCCATTTTTTGATAAAACTTTCTTTGCCGATTCGTTTTCCTGCCGGATCAAAAAGGGAACCCATCGAGCGCTTAATCGTTTCCGAGCGATAGCATATAAAGTTAGCAAAAATCACACCAAAACCTGCTGGGTATTAAAGTGTGATATCAAAAAGTTTTTTGACAGCATTAATCATCAGATTCTTCTCAAAATTCTGAAGGCATATATTCCCGACCAGAAAATAATTTGGCTGTTAGAGAATGTCATAAGTAGTTTCTCCACCAAGCCGGGTTTTGGTCTGCCCCTCGGCAATCTCACTTCCCAGTTATTCGCTAATGTTTATATGAATCAATTTGACCAGTTCGTGAAGCATAAACTCAAAGCCCGACATTACGTAAGATACGCCGATGACTTTGTGTTTTTGTCTCCGGACAAGGAACGACTTGTGGAAATAATCCCGAAAATTCAGGATTTCCTTGAGGAGAATCTCAAATTATTCATTCACAAAGACAAGTTATTTCTGAAGACCCTTGTTTCGGGAGTGGATTTTCTCGGCTGGGTGCATTTCCCGGATCATAGGGTTATTCGCTTCGTCACAAAGTGGAAAATGTTCCGGAGATTGAAAGAGAATCCAAATGAGCAATCCCGGCAGTCATATTTGGGGATGTTGGGGCATGGGAACGCGAATAAAATAAAAGCGAGGCTAAATTTATTACTTCCGTCGACGGAAGTACCCATCTTTCGGTCAGATTGGTTTGAGGAACATCTCGGAGGCGGTTGGGCTTGGTTCGTTCGTTTATATAATCGAACGAACAACCGCCGAGAGCGAAGAAAACTTTTCCGCAGGAGAAAAGTTATTCTGTTTCCGAGAAGCTGTCTGGCCGAAAGATGTAGGGTGTTCTGCAACCAAAAACCGCTCCGATAA
- a CDS encoding four helix bundle protein, with amino-acid sequence MLHKIKDAYALWYSYYQILPKTHRYSLGQKIDSLFVEIIETVAAAGFIAKEKKLAYLSLAIMKVDTLKVLMMVLWENKSLNDKKYIQISFKISELGKMLGGWLGKIQKQNSPR; translated from the coding sequence TTGTTGCATAAAATAAAAGATGCTTACGCGCTTTGGTATTCCTACTACCAGATTCTACCAAAAACCCACCGCTACTCGCTCGGCCAGAAAATTGACTCTCTTTTTGTAGAAATTATAGAAACCGTGGCTGCTGCCGGCTTTATCGCCAAGGAAAAGAAGCTGGCATATTTAAGTTTGGCGATTATGAAAGTAGATACGCTAAAAGTTTTGATGATGGTTCTCTGGGAGAATAAATCGCTGAACGATAAAAAATATATTCAAATATCTTTTAAAATAAGCGAACTAGGAAAAATGCTTGGCGGCTGGCTGGGAAAGATTCAGAAACAAAACTCTCCCCGCTAA
- a CDS encoding NYN domain-containing protein, protein MKAYGFVDASNLFYGGEKSLGWKIDYKKLLEYLKEKYGVDTVFYFGGVEIYEFPYDYQSNETVPLKELEKYLRQLPENKDRKLNEAQLALISRHLQRVKFYIRLEKFGYKLFLKPVKLYNQDDGSTKRKANCDVDMAFHLMREKDNFDRVLVLSGDGDFLPVLKHLRSEKKEVVVLGRGARTAKEIKQFAGSDFRDFEYLRERIKME, encoded by the coding sequence ATGAAAGCATATGGTTTTGTGGATGCATCCAATCTTTTTTATGGCGGCGAAAAGAGTTTAGGTTGGAAAATAGACTACAAAAAACTCCTTGAGTATCTAAAAGAAAAATATGGAGTAGATACGGTTTTTTATTTTGGCGGCGTGGAAATTTATGAATTTCCATATGATTACCAATCCAATGAGACCGTTCCTCTAAAAGAGCTAGAGAAGTATTTGAGACAGCTACCCGAGAACAAAGACAGGAAGCTCAATGAAGCGCAGCTCGCTTTAATCAGTAGACATCTTCAAAGAGTTAAATTCTATATTCGTCTTGAGAAGTTCGGATACAAACTTTTTCTTAAACCAGTAAAGCTATATAACCAAGATGACGGTTCCACAAAAAGAAAAGCTAATTGTGATGTGGATATGGCCTTTCACTTAATGAGAGAAAAAGACAATTTTGATAGAGTTCTTGTTTTGTCAGGCGATGGAGACTTCCTTCCCGTATTGAAACATCTTCGATCTGAGAAGAAAGAGGTTGTGGTTTTAGGTAGAGGAGCGAGGACTGCTAAAGAAATCAAGCAGTTTGCAGGCAGTGATTTCAGGGACTTCGAATATCTTAGAGAGCGTATAAAAATGGAATAA
- the murF gene encoding UDP-N-acetylmuramoyl-tripeptide--D-alanyl-D-alanine ligase gives MRSFLRNQLRGILRLLVRWTLRKYQPGIVGITGTVGKTSTKEAILTTLRSIRKVRASTGNFNNEFGLPLTILGTWEKSGGIFFWIKVILSSLMRLVIRGSYPEILVLEYGADKPGDLKYLLEMARPQIGVVTAIGDIPVHVEFYSGPDAVAREKARLVEALPAIGFSVLNFDDEAVYEMREKTRAHVITFGFASGAEVRITNFENRMEDGHPVGLTFKLEYGGSFVPVRLDGAFGRAQAYAAAAAAAVGFSFGMNLVRISEALAYYQVPQRRGRIIKGIKDTLIFDDSYNASPLSMHAAIDTMKDFKALRKIAVLGDMLEIGKYAIEAHENVGRLAEKVFDIIITVGPRAKFIADAAQKAGLARKNIFTFDFADEARIPVQDLLKKGDLILIKGSRAIGLDKIVEEIRQM, from the coding sequence ATGCGATCATTTTTACGCAATCAATTGAGGGGGATTTTGAGGTTGCTGGTGCGATGGACTTTACGTAAGTATCAGCCGGGAATTGTGGGCATTACCGGTACCGTAGGGAAGACTTCTACCAAAGAAGCGATTTTGACGACCCTACGCTCAATCCGGAAAGTTCGGGCCTCAACCGGAAATTTTAATAATGAATTTGGTTTGCCGCTCACAATTTTAGGAACTTGGGAAAAATCGGGGGGTATTTTTTTCTGGATTAAAGTGATTCTTTCCTCTTTGATGAGGCTAGTGATTCGCGGCTCTTATCCGGAAATTTTGGTATTGGAGTACGGAGCCGATAAGCCCGGCGATTTGAAATATCTTTTGGAGATGGCCCGGCCGCAGATCGGAGTGGTGACGGCAATCGGCGATATTCCTGTGCACGTTGAGTTTTATAGCGGGCCCGATGCGGTGGCGCGGGAAAAAGCCAGATTGGTTGAAGCTTTGCCGGCTATCGGTTTTTCAGTTCTGAATTTTGATGATGAGGCGGTATATGAAATGAGGGAGAAGACTCGCGCTCACGTGATTACTTTTGGTTTTGCGAGTGGCGCCGAAGTGCGGATTACTAATTTTGAAAACAGAATGGAAGACGGCCATCCTGTCGGTCTTACTTTTAAATTGGAATATGGAGGCAGTTTCGTGCCGGTTCGTCTTGATGGAGCCTTTGGTAGGGCTCAGGCTTATGCCGCCGCCGCAGCAGCAGCAGTAGGATTTTCTTTCGGTATGAATCTTGTGCGTATCTCGGAGGCCTTGGCTTATTATCAGGTGCCACAGCGTCGCGGTAGAATTATTAAAGGAATAAAAGATACTTTAATTTTTGATGATAGCTATAACGCCTCTCCGCTTTCAATGCACGCCGCCATTGATACGATGAAAGATTTTAAGGCACTAAGAAAAATAGCGGTGCTGGGAGATATGTTGGAGATTGGAAAGTATGCAATTGAAGCTCATGAGAACGTCGGTCGGTTAGCCGAAAAAGTTTTTGATATTATCATAACTGTTGGGCCGAGAGCGAAGTTTATTGCCGATGCCGCGCAGAAAGCCGGGCTGGCTAGGAAAAATATTTTTACTTTCGACTTCGCAGATGAAGCAAGGATTCCGGTGCAGGATTTATTGAAAAAAGGGGATTTGATATTGATAAAAGGTTCCCGCGCGATTGGGTTGGATAAGATAGTGGAGGAAATAAGGCAGATGTAG
- a CDS encoding penicillin-binding protein 2, with the protein MKTWRLWLITASIFFTYSALILNIYNLQIKKGSIYAAKAVSQSRGVSYLNSTRGTIYFTDKSGNEIPAVFNRQFPVIFAVPKDVEDPDEAANALSSILNIAAGKIHLKPSTPNDQYELLSSKATNEQVSKVRALGLKGIYIDSEYFRFYPFANLASQVLGFVGQGSEDGALTGRYGVEAYYEDSLGRDDVYLTIDRNIQAQAEKILKALIDKHGAEGGTVIVQVPKTGEILAMGSFENFDPNAYADYPIRSFTNPAIQGVYEPGSVFKVLTMAAGIDSGKITPTTKFYDSGSLTLNGKTIKNWDGKAHGNVTMTEVIEQSINTGASFAEKKTGHDIFYNYLLKFGFDDPTGITLPGELSGKLTNLKTATRDINFATAAFGQGVSVTPMQLINAVSAIANDGELMRPHIVKGLPAEKMNDVISKESADLVTAMMVSAVDKAEIARINGYEIAGKTGTAQVPDFKRGGYGDQYIHSYVGFGPASDPKFSILMKIDKPKGASLAGSTVVPAFRELAQFILNYYNIPADDLADKN; encoded by the coding sequence ATGAAAACTTGGAGATTATGGCTGATTACCGCCTCAATATTTTTCACTTATTCCGCGCTGATCCTGAATATCTATAATTTACAGATTAAGAAGGGGAGTATTTATGCCGCCAAAGCCGTTTCGCAATCGCGGGGTGTTTCTTATTTAAATTCCACTCGGGGCACTATTTATTTTACGGATAAAAGCGGTAATGAGATTCCGGCGGTTTTTAACCGACAATTTCCGGTGATTTTTGCCGTGCCGAAAGACGTGGAAGATCCCGATGAAGCAGCCAATGCCCTGTCGTCGATTTTGAATATTGCGGCCGGCAAAATTCACCTGAAGCCTTCCACGCCGAACGATCAATATGAATTATTATCTTCCAAGGCAACCAACGAACAGGTGTCAAAGGTTCGGGCATTGGGCCTCAAGGGTATTTACATCGACAGTGAATATTTCCGATTCTACCCTTTCGCTAATCTGGCATCTCAAGTTCTTGGTTTCGTGGGTCAGGGCAGTGAAGATGGGGCCCTGACGGGCCGTTATGGTGTAGAAGCCTATTACGAAGATTCTTTAGGCCGCGATGATGTCTACTTGACCATCGACCGAAACATTCAGGCGCAGGCCGAAAAGATTCTAAAAGCTTTAATTGATAAACATGGAGCAGAGGGTGGCACAGTGATTGTGCAGGTGCCTAAGACCGGAGAGATTCTAGCTATGGGAAGTTTCGAGAATTTTGATCCTAACGCATATGCTGATTACCCGATTCGGTCTTTCACTAATCCGGCGATTCAGGGCGTGTATGAGCCCGGTTCGGTGTTCAAGGTGTTGACGATGGCGGCCGGAATTGATTCTGGCAAAATTACTCCGACTACGAAATTTTACGACAGCGGTTCCCTGACTCTGAATGGGAAGACAATTAAAAACTGGGACGGCAAAGCTCATGGCAATGTCACTATGACCGAAGTTATCGAGCAGTCTATTAATACCGGAGCATCTTTCGCGGAAAAAAAGACCGGCCATGATATATTTTATAATTATCTTTTGAAGTTTGGCTTTGATGATCCTACCGGCATTACTTTGCCCGGCGAATTATCGGGCAAACTGACTAATTTGAAAACTGCCACTCGGGATATCAATTTTGCTACCGCCGCTTTCGGTCAGGGTGTTTCGGTAACGCCCATGCAGTTGATTAACGCTGTTTCTGCTATCGCTAACGATGGAGAGTTAATGCGGCCCCACATCGTCAAGGGTTTGCCGGCCGAAAAAATGAATGATGTAATTTCCAAAGAGTCCGCTGATTTGGTTACTGCGATGATGGTCTCCGCCGTAGACAAGGCCGAGATTGCCAGAATTAATGGATATGAAATTGCCGGCAAAACCGGTACTGCGCAGGTTCCGGATTTTAAGAGGGGAGGATACGGCGACCAATATATTCATAGCTATGTCGGATTTGGGCCGGCCTCTGATCCGAAGTTTTCAATTCTGATGAAAATTGATAAACCCAAAGGCGCGAGCCTTGCTGGCTCTACCGTGGTGCCCGCTTTTAGGGAATTAGCTCAATTTATACTAAACTACTATAATATTCCGGCAGACGATTTGGCCGATAAAAACTAA